Proteins found in one Lepisosteus oculatus isolate fLepOcu1 chromosome 22, fLepOcu1.hap2, whole genome shotgun sequence genomic segment:
- the xbp1 gene encoding LOW QUALITY PROTEIN: X-box-binding protein 1 (The sequence of the model RefSeq protein was modified relative to this genomic sequence to represent the inferred CDS: deleted 2 bases in 1 codon) — MVVIATGSGGGHKVLLISGKQAASSAGTQGGFSRSISMVLPSSGTQASSDSDSNGSGQPQRKRQRLTHLSPEEKALRRKLKNRVAAQTARDRKKAKMGELEQQVLELELENQKLHIENRLLREKTHGLVTENEELRQRLGLDTLEIKEKVQVLQSSVGEVGLVIGSSERSTQATCASAAGAGPAVIKSEDAHMATDSPDSTDSESDLLLGILDILDPELFLKNCAESEFRELPQLGEEEPDPVPSPTPAPLGTPSVKLEALNELIHFDHIYTKPLAEVTNVEQNEESIPEVKIEEPALAAEEIVEVEPVSVKEEPEEIELIPEIRVNDFLTSVSPTCSPEKSSCVLDAYSDSGYEQSPSPFSNMSSPLCADSPWDDVFANELFPQLISV, encoded by the exons ATGGTGGTTATAGCAACAGGGTCAGGAGGCGGCCACAAAGTGCTGCTGATATCTGGGAAGCAGGCTGCCTCGTCCGCCGGCACCCAGGGAGGGTTCAGCCGGTCTATTTCAATGGTATTGCCGTCGTCTGGGACACAGGCTTCCTCGGACTCCGACTCCAATGGGTCTGGACAGCCTCAGCGCAAAAGACAGCGGCTCACGCACTTGAGTCCCGAAGAAAAAGCACTTAGGAG gaaattaaaaaaccgGGTCGCCGCCCAGACGgccagagacagaaaaaaagccaaaatgGGTGAACTGGAACAGCAGGTTTTGGAGCTGGAATTGGAG AATCAGAAACTTCACATTGAGAACAGACTGTTACGTGAAAAGACACACGGATTGGTGACTGAAAATGAGGAACTGCGCCAAAGGCTGGGGTTGGATACTCTGGAAATTAAAGAGAAG GTTCAGGTGTTGCAGTCCAGTGTGGGTGAGGTCGGTTTGGTGATCGGGTCTTCTGAG CGCAGTACTCAGGCTACGTGTGCCTCTGCAGCAGGTGCAGGCCCAGCAGTCATCAAATCGGAGGATGCCCACATGGCTACTGACAGTCCTGACTCTACAGACTCTGAG TCTGATCTCTTGCTTGGCATTCTGGACATCCTTGACCCTGAGCTGTTCCTCAAGAATTGTGCTGAGTCGGAGTTCAGGGAGCTGCCGCAGCTGGGAGAAGAAGAGCCCGATCCAGTACCTTCCCCCACCCCTGCACCTCTGGGGACCCCATCAGTTAAGCTGGAAGCCCTTAATGAACTGATTCACTTTGACCACATCTACACCAAGCCTTTGGCAGAGGTGACCAACGTGGAGCAGAATGAAGAAAGCATCCCTGAAGTGAAGATTGAAGAACCTGCCCTGGCTGCGGAAGAGATCGTGGAGGTGGAGCCCGTGTCCGTTAAGGAGGAGCCGGAGGAGATCGAGCTGATCCCCGAGATCAGGGTCAACGACTTCCTCACCTCTGTTTCCCCGACATGCAGCCCCGAAAAATCATCGTGCGTGTTGGACGCGTACAGCGACTCTGGATATGAGCAGTCCCCGTCTCCCTTCAGCAACATGTCATCCCCGCTGTGTGCTGACAGCCCGTGGGATGATGTCTTTGCCAATGAACTCTTTCCTCAGCTAATCAGTGTTTGA